The window GCATCAACATGGTAACTACCATCTATGCCGATGCTTTCGGATTCATCTATGATGATTTTGATGGGATGTGCCGTGCGTATGCAAAAGTCCCGAATTCGATGAACCTTGAACAATCCAGAGATAAGCGTATCAAACTCTGCAAAGACAACCATGTCGAAGGACTTTTGGTTCACACAAACCGTTCTTGCAAGCTTTGGTCCGGATTTATGGCGGAAATGAGCCAGCAGATAGGCCAAAGCTGCGGTATTCCGGTAGTAAGCTTTGATGGCGACCAGGCAGACCCGAGAAATTTCTCCGAGGCGCAGTACGATACGCGTGTGCAGGGTCTGGTGGAAATTATGGAAGCAAACAAGGGAGGTCATTAATCATGGCAATAGCTGAATTATTGGCTCAATTTCATGAAATTGCTGCGTCTCCGCGGGCGCAGCTTGACAAATATCTTGCGCAGGGCAAGAAAGTTGTTATGTGCGCGCCGGTTTACACCCCGGAAGAAATCATCCATTCAATGGGGCTTGTACCCATGGGTGTATGGGGTGCGGAGATGGAAGCCCATGAAGCAAAGAAATATTATCCGGCATTTATTTGTTCTGTTATGCAGACAATACTTGAACTTGGAATCACGGGAAAGTTCAAGGGAGTATCGGCAATTGTTATTCCTTCACTGTGCGATTCGCTTAAAAGTTTGGGCCAAAACTGGAAATATGCCGTTAAGGATATTCCGTTTATCCCCATGACCTATCCGCAAAACAGGAAACAGGATTACGGCATCAAGTTTACCAAATCGGGATACGAGAGAGTGATCAATGACCTTACTGTTGCAACCGGCGCTAAATTCTCCGGGGTTGCACTTGCAAATTCCAATAAGATTTACAATGAGCATAACGCGGTTATGAGGGAATTTGCAAAGGCGGCAGCAGTTCACACGATTACAGCGGCTCAGAGAAACGATGTTTTTAAGAGTGCTTGGTTCATGCTGAAGGAAGAACACACAGCCTTAGTGAAACAACTGGTCGAAGAACTTATAAAAACACCAAAGGACGAAGGCAAGGTGCGTGTGATAGCAAGCGGAATACTTGCTGATTCACCCAATCTTCTCGAGATCTTTGATAAGAACGGGATCAAGATTGTTGCCGATGATATTGCACAGGAGTCAAGACAGTATCGTACAGATGTGCCGGAGATGGCAAATCCGCTTGACGCGCTTGCGCATAAGTTTGCGAATATGGATAACTGCACTTTGCTCTACGACAAAGACAAGAAGCGCGTTGACTATATCGTTAACCTGGCCAAGCAGCACAACGCTGAGGGCGTTATCATTCTTATGACTAAATTCTGTGATCCGGAAGAGTTTGACTATGTTCCAATTAAGAGAGCATGCGATGCAGCGGGCATCAAGAGCCTGAACATCGAAGTTGATTGCCAGATGGTCAACTATGAACAGGCCAGCACCATGATCCAGGCGTTTAAGGAAATGTCCTAACAGAGTTTTTATGGGGATATTGAGGAGCAACCTCAAAAGAAAGGAAGTATTTACCATGATTGATAAGAATAAGATGCCAATTGCGATTGGCGTAGCGTTTGTTTGGTTTACTACGCAATTCGGCGGAGGGTTTGCATCAGGGGCTCAATTATATTCTTACTTTGTTAAATTCGGTATCTGGGCACTTCTTACGCCAGTTCTCGCACAGGCCTTCGGAGCATTCTTTCAGTGGTACGGTCTTCGCTATGCAAAAAGGCACAATACCTATGATTATCGTACGTTCACTGACAGATTTTATGGGGACTTAGGAACGAAGGTCAGACCGATTCTTTCGAATTTGTATGAACTGGTTTACTTGTTCACCATTTGCTTAGCTCCGTCGGTGGCATTTGCAACGGGTGGTGCCACGCTTCAGGCACTTACCGGCATTCCGTACATCGTTTGCACCGTAATAATCGGCTTAATTATCTTTGCGCTTGCCATCTATGGGACTGATATCGTAAGAGCGGCGGCTTCTACCGTATCGGTAGTTATCATTCTGGGCTTGCTGGTGGTTTATATCCCAAACATCATTGCACAGTGGGGAACGATTACAGCCAACATCGGGCAAATGGCTGCGACGCCCGCGCCGGCAGGCCCGGCATTTTGGAGATGTTTCGTATATGCCTCTTTCCAGATAGCATCGATCGGCCTTCTTACGCAGCATGCTGAGCCGTTCAAGGATGAGCACGAAGCGAAAACCTCCATGGTCTACGGATTTATAGTGAACGCGCTGATCATTTTTATGTGCACATTCGGCTTGCTTTCTATTATAGGCAATCCGGATCTCAAAACCGTTTCGATCCCAACGTTACTGATGGTTAAAACAGGCGTCGGCGCTTCCTTCCTTACTCCGATTATCTCTGTTCTGATTATCCTTGGTGCGGTGTCAACTGCCGTCAACATGATTGCGGGCGTCATTGCGCGTTTTGTTAACGCATGGAATAAGAAAGATGCTTCACCCGATGTGTCAGAGAAACAGGCCAAGAAACGTACCGTTATTATTGCGGTGTTTTTCACACTGCTTACTTTTGCAATCGCTCAGTTTGGACTAATTCCTCTTGTTAACACCGGATATGGATACCTCGGATATTTGACGATGCTTGTTGTGGTGGTTCCGTTCATTATCCATATGATTTTGACAAAAAGAGGAAAGATTGATGCGGAATATAAGAATAAAACAGCTCAGACCAACAATCAAAAGTTAAATTAAACCAAATTAAATAATTACTTTTATTATGCGAGGAGATAATGAGACATGAGCAAACCACTTGAAGGAGTCCGGGTAGTCGAGCTTGCTAATTTTATAGCGGCAGCTACAGCAGGCAGATTTATGGCTGACCTTGGAGCCGATGTCATTAAGATCGAATCACCGAATGGCGATCCGCTGAGATATACGGCACCGTCCGAGGGCAGGCCGCTTGACATGTATGAGAACACCACATGGGATCTCGAGAACGGAAATAAGCGCTGCATTTCTCTCAATTTAAAGAATCCGGACGGCAAAGAAGCTTTTTATAAGCTGCTGGACACAGCCGATGTCCTTATCACCAATTGGAGAGTTCAAGCCCTTCAGAGGATGGGACTGGACTATGAGAGCTTGAAGGGCAGATATCCGAAGCTTGTATACGCAATATGCACCGGATACGGAGAGTACGGTCCTGATAACGGCCTTCCGGGATTTG of the uncultured Caproiciproducens sp. genome contains:
- a CDS encoding 2-hydroxyacyl-CoA dehydratase family protein, with translation MKNNSGKKEAAEAMETLLQEYEDNHIKGISTYRTEEKHRIMFEGIACWPWLRVTSNGLKDRGINMVTTIYADAFGFIYDDFDGMCRAYAKVPNSMNLEQSRDKRIKLCKDNHVEGLLVHTNRSCKLWSGFMAEMSQQIGQSCGIPVVSFDGDQADPRNFSEAQYDTRVQGLVEIMEANKGGH
- a CDS encoding 2-hydroxyacyl-CoA dehydratase family protein; the protein is MAIAELLAQFHEIAASPRAQLDKYLAQGKKVVMCAPVYTPEEIIHSMGLVPMGVWGAEMEAHEAKKYYPAFICSVMQTILELGITGKFKGVSAIVIPSLCDSLKSLGQNWKYAVKDIPFIPMTYPQNRKQDYGIKFTKSGYERVINDLTVATGAKFSGVALANSNKIYNEHNAVMREFAKAAAVHTITAAQRNDVFKSAWFMLKEEHTALVKQLVEELIKTPKDEGKVRVIASGILADSPNLLEIFDKNGIKIVADDIAQESRQYRTDVPEMANPLDALAHKFANMDNCTLLYDKDKKRVDYIVNLAKQHNAEGVIILMTKFCDPEEFDYVPIKRACDAAGIKSLNIEVDCQMVNYEQASTMIQAFKEMS